A genomic region of Papaver somniferum cultivar HN1 chromosome 7, ASM357369v1, whole genome shotgun sequence contains the following coding sequences:
- the LOC113293952 gene encoding uncharacterized protein LOC113293952 produces MGRVRCLQLLVGFYYPQQGYVKLNCDGASNNLGMAGIRGIIRGDQVEFYACYAKHVFKNDNNVAEVWVIRNGILLAKDMGFKKIEVESDSTYAIQLCKKEVQVPWNLHSLIEDIDALKKNFDAIGFHKGIERPTMWLIF; encoded by the coding sequence ATGGGACGAGTACGATGTCTCCAATTATTGGTTGGATTCTACTACCCACAACAAGGTTATGTGAAGCTTAACTGTGATGGTGCTTCTAACAATTTGGGAATGGCTGGTATTAGAGGCATTATTCGTGGAGACCAGGTTGAGTTCTATGCGTGTTATGCAAAGCATGTTTTCAAAAATGATAACAATGTGGCTGAAGTCTGGGTTATAAGGAATGGCATTCTGTTGGCTAAAGATATGGGTTTCAAGAAGATAGAGGTGGAAAGTGATTCCACTTACGCTATTCAGTTGTGCAAAAAGGAGGTTCAAGTTCCATGGAATTTGCACTCCCTAATTGAAGACATTGATGCTCTAAAGAAGAACTTTGATGCAATTGGTTTTCACAAAGGCATCGAGAGGCCAACGATGTGGCTGATATTCTAG